The sequence below is a genomic window from Malassezia restricta chromosome IV, complete sequence.
GCAATCCGCCGGCTCAGCACGCCGCTCGGACGAGTCTCCAGAGGAGAAAGAGGCGTGGGAAAAGCGGTGCTCGGACTACTTGACGTGGCGCGATGCACACTACCCCATGTCGATCACGCCTGTGAATGAACTGACGGACGAGGACAAGCAGAATGACGCTTGCATGGCATGGGCTCATCCCGGAGCCGAGAAGCTCACGTTCAAAGAACTCTATATCGAGGCTCTGATGAACAGCGGCAAGTGCACCAAGAGCATGCGTGAAAAGTGCTTTTTGGACGAGGAGTATGCCGAAGACTTTTCGAAGGTGTGCCTGCTGGTCAATGTAGGCCGCATTAATACCACACTCGCGTTCTACCCGGAGATGAAGACGATTTTGCGCAGCTATCATCCCCTGCCATCGCTGCAAAAATCCGAGAACACGCGTCGTAATATGCAGGACGCACCGCGTATGAAGTCATTGCTCAAAGCTGTGCTTCTCCCATCGGAGCGCCCTGGTCCTCCTGGCGGCTCAGgcaccgcctcggcctcaGCCAAGCACGAAGAAGGCACAGATACGGAGGAAGTACCCACGGACGTGGCTGAGGTCGCTCGGCGtctgcgtcgtcagcgGTATCCGCCGACGTCGGTCGTCACGCTCATCTTCCTATTGACGCAGCAGTCCACGGATATTATGTCGATGCACTTCCCTCCGCCATTCGACGTTCACTCCCTCTTCTTCCCGCAGGCATCGCACCCCGTCTCAGCCAAAGACCGAGCGAATGTGTTTCTGTGGCTCTTGTACCACTACCTCGAGGGCCCTGCTGCCCtgccgcctggcgcgccagGCACGGAGAACCCCTTCGACGATGATGTctcacgcgccgcacgccatcgTGCGCATGAAGCCTGGATTCAACAGGGATCGGTGCCGCTCTCTGAAGCGCATCCACTGTGGCAAGGCACGCCGAATCCAGCCTATGCCAAGTGGTGCGAGATGTACGAGCATCTGCTCGATCCAAATGGCGACACTTATGCGTCTGCCACATCCCGGCGCTTCATCAAGAAGCGCGGAGCCGACCCTACTGACGAGGCAGATGTTCCAGCATGCCCCGAGTCGCACACGGATCGACTCCTCGTGCCTGCGATGCCCCGCATGTCGCCGGACGCGTATGCCCGCGAGGATGCAGACCCACCTGAGGAAATCGCATGGGGCAAGCAAATGCAAGAAGAGCGCGCAGCCTTCCTTGTACGCTTTCAGGAAGAGGAGCAGGCCAAAGTGCTTGCACAGAGCGGCATACTTGACGATCCCGAGCATGGTCGgtacgacgaggcacgACCTAAGAAACGACTGCCGATGAATACCCAAAGCTGTTATCCACTGGCCAACATCCTCGCGAACGCCGCCGCGGCAGGATCCCACGCTGGTGCCTTGACTCGCTCGCCGATTGGATTTGTGAAGCGTGCGCGTCTCTCGTCACGACACTCTCACTCATCACGGGACCACCGACTCGCGTCATCTGACTTGCACGATCTAGACCTGGATATCGATGGTGATGAGCATGGTGACGAGCACTCTCAAAATTCGTTTTGGGACTTGGACCTGTCCGCAGCTATGGGCTCAGCACCGGCCCCTTCCATGCTCCAACGCGCTTGGGAGCGTATCAAGCTGCATGCTGACCAGGACGACGAGAAACACGATTCTGATGACGACACGAACGATTCAGATGATGAGGCGATGCTTGCACGCCAACTCCTTGTCCttcggcgcacgcgcgaggCTCGAGGCGAGAACAAAGCGCAGGTAGCGGCCGTGTAACGTAGGTTTTTCTCCACTTCCATGTTTCGTGCTAATCGGAGTCTTTCGAGCGACGCGTTCGAAGCGTACCGTTTGGCCCCGCGCCAAGATGCCTATACGCGCATATACCCATTGCCAAAGCGTGTATATGTACACAGTGCTCAGGCAGGCGCGAGACTGGGATACAAGGAGCTCAAGGCCCAGGCAGACTACCCCGTGGCGGCCATCGTGCAAAATGAGCTGAGTTATGTCGCAGAAGATGGCTCGCTGATACATGCAGCAATCGGCATGGATATCTCATTTCGAGTGCAAGATACGCCATATGCGAATGCCGGTGTATTTGATGGGTCGCAATGCATGCCGACCCTTTCTCGCATGGGCAATGCATGGGTGCTCAGTGGAACTGGGACAAGCCTCCTTGCGATACACGGAGACGCACATACGCAAGTGGAAGTGCCAGGCGTAGAACACGACGGCGAAgccatgccatggcacgTCATGCATGCACAAGAATCGTATGCTCTTCTGCAACGAGCTGTCCGCCACTCGCCGTCGACCTACTTTGATGTGGTGTGTGTGTCCCTCTCTGATGACCGCGCACATATCCTGTGGCACGTCACCTGCGACCATCCTGTCACATATGCATTGTGCAATGGCCCTGAAGCTTTGTTGGCAGCAGAAACACCCGTCTCCCTTCCTACGCGAGACACCCCCAAACCGCTGCCCTGGTACGCCTGGAGTCAGACCCCTGACGATGTGAGCTGTTCCATCACTCTGCCCCTATCTGTGAGCAAAGATGACGTTCGCGCGACATTCAAGCCTCAGGGATTCTCCCTGTCGTTATGCCCGCCTCACGCCCGCATCTACGATCATCCACCACAGAGTGCTGAAGAGCATCTCCTGCAGGGCACCATGGAAAACTGTACATTATGGGCATCTATCCTAGCAGACGAAAGTACATGGTCCTGGGAGACAAGTCCACACAACGCGAAGCTCGTTTTGCACATGACCAAGGCACATTCAGGTACACGTTGGCCGAGTCTGCTGGTCAACGACGATAGCGTCCCAGAGACGCTCGATGCCACCGATATGGCACCTATGATGGATCGCCTCGATCCATACACATCCTCTCGCCTCTTACAAGATGGTTTGGAAGACGAAGACTTTGACATGGGCACACCATGGCATCTTTCGTACATTGATGCGAATGGCAAGGTACTCCATGCCCAAGACCAGGTCTCGTTCCTCGCACGCAGTATACCCTCGAGTCGTGATCCAGCTGTGCTGCTCAAGCATGATATGGATGGTCATGTTTTCACACCACCCTCGCCCATCTCGTTCTTTGCATGGACGCACACAGAAACTGTGCCGGCCATCAGCTACGTTCTTGCATCCAAGCGCGACGCTCATCCGATATACATGTACCGCGGCACGTCCATGACATGGATCATAGCCGTCGAGACGCGTACGTCCACGTCACAGAGTCTGGTGTATGTATATGGCATCGGACACAACGAAGCGGGGCCGTCGACGTCAGGTTGGTGTCGTATACACCCACTAGAAGTCGGACCCGTGCTGGATGTGATGGTCATACCGTCACGACATGAGCTCGTGTGCTTGTGCGAGTCTTCAATTGCGATTATCActcatgcgctgctgggaTGACACGCGGGAGAATCGCTGTTTCAAGTAATATTTCACTTCCGGTAGGTCTGAGAATGTCTTGGGCATTCCATCCAGTGCTACAAAAGGTCCCTCCAATAGACTCTCGTAGTACTCTGGAGCATGTGGGAGCTGAGTCCGACCCTGATCAACCCACTGTTGGGCCTGCTCCATCGGAAGCCAATATTCCACGCCTGGGTGGAAAGACAAGTAGTGCTGGCAAGTAAGCAAAGGCGTCACGTACCTTTTTTCGCTTGAGTCGCTGGGAGACCAAGTCAGTCGAAATCACCTGCTGTGAGTATGGGTCCACGTACATGCAAATGCAAGTGCCGCATCGATGGGACATTGTGGAAGCCCGATTGAACACCCCATACCGTATGGCCCCAATCTGCCTCCGATTCAGGATAGTATGCATATGCTCCATCAGGGCGTACACGAGACTGCTTCATAGACTCATGAATCCTTACCACGAGTCGGTCTCTTGCGTCACTAATGCGTCGCAAAATGTCTCGCGCAAAGCGACTCTTCAGTAATGTGGATATCGATTCCATATCACTCTCTGGGACTTCTGTGCGTTCTTCGTTATAATTTACATAAAATGGAATCCGGGGCAATATAAGAAAATGATACTGCGCTTTAGGGTAGCCATCACAAATCGTGTATGTATACGGGTCGGCATCGACCAAGAGTCCTTTGGGAAAGGTCGATATATCTTTATGCTTGGCAATATATTTCAGCGCATCATACCACATTGCATTTGGCGGAGAAACAGACCACGGCTCTGTGCTATGCGCGAGTAGCAACGGCGCAGTTCGAGACATGGCCTTGCTTGCCATAGTACTTGAACAGGGCGTAGGCGGACGTGGAGCGTGTTCCTCCACGTGATAGAACGCGACCCCTGTGTTGTTTATTCCTATAGCCACGTGGGCAACACTTGAGAGGGGCGCCTGGTCTGACCTACGTCGCACGGCTCCTTGTGGCAATCGACGAGGCTCGACATGCCTAATCACGTTCCTCCAACAGGCATtcgacgctcgcgccgAATCGCAGAAAAGCGTGGAGATGCTTGCACTGAACAAAGCCCACCACCCATGCCATCCGCGCCCCGACTGGAGGCCGATACACCCCAATTTGATGGCCCACGCCCAGCTTGGGTGACGGGCCAAGATACCCGATCTGACACACTACCTGCCTCGCCTAAACGAGGTGCGGGTGGAACAGAGTTTGAGCCACGTGTGCTTCCTCCATTGAGTCAACATGCCATCAAGCATATGCCGATGAACAAGGGCACGCTTGGTATGGGTCTCTCTTTTCCAAAGCACACAAGCAACAAGTCCTTGACTGATACCACCCAAAGCAAATCGTCCCGTTCTCCTCGAAAAAGTGTCTCATTTCACGAAGTAGGAGAGAGGTCCTGTGAAGATTCGTCCGACTTCGCCGCAACCCCCACCCCCTTAGCGCCGCGTattggcacgctcgagtccGGTCGTTTCTCTCCCCATTCGCAGCCCGAGAATGACGGCCTTCTTGTATCAGAGGATCATGAGGAAGCAAAGGtgccgcctcggcatgTGTCCTCTCGCATGCAGCACTCTGCATCAATACGACGCGAGGCACCTATTCGGTTGGATACCATGCCGTCGGATGGCGATGTCATTGGTCTTGGTATCGACATTCCCGAGATACAAGATCCTGTGGAAGGAGTTACTGCTTCGATTAAGGGGATGTCACTCGAAAAGGCGCCTTTGCGAGAGCGCTCAACGAATGCTGGACCAAAACGAGTTCCATTTGGAGAAAAACGCCTCACACAAGATACCTTGAGAGACAAGAAGATGCAGTCGAGTTTCAAGATTTCGAGTCAAAACAAAGCCGAGGCTACATCAACAGCTTCTACGAGCAAGTTTGTGGACGAAAATGGACGTCCCATCTCATATACCATTCCTACGAAGCGATACATGCTCCCGTCGTGCCGCAAAGCACGTAGCAGCATGTCTCAGTCAGCGATGCAGCGTGATCGTGTTATGTTCTCTGTATCATACCAACATGCCCACAATCGCACAACAACACAACCTTCGATTCATATCAACCAACATTCTCGGCGAACCTATGCTCTACGCTAATGTCTAAGTGCGCCCAGGCAGTGGACCAAGCGGGCACAACTGGAAAAAGCGCTCACGCGGAATAAACACGAGCGCTGCGCGCTTGTGGGGAAAGTCAATCAGCTTTTCCACATGTCCGCCACACAGGCATTCGTACTCCACCATTTTGGTATtgctggcgcgtggctcACTGACGACACGCATCGTGCGCGGGTCTAGCAGGAACAGCATGTGGATGAGACTGCCCATCCAAGATCGCACCCTATGAGGACCACGAAACTTTTCCTCACCGACCAATGCGTGAAATCCACGGTCAAAGTCGCCTGCATCGTAGTAGGTACGAAGAGACGTTTCCTTGGCGTAGTAGATTTCCATGTAACCAAATGCTTCTCCATTCCATTCAGCGATAAGTGGTATGTGATCGCTCGAGGCCTCAAGGTCTTCGAGATATTTTTTGTGAGCTTCCCGTGGCATATTCTGGCGCCAGCCCGTGTTGACGCGGTCTGTTGCATGCCATGTATGCAGCAAATCTACATCAGCATCACAATTTGAGCGGGCGCAGCGGAAAGAAAGAGTCTGTCCCACCTCAGGAACATAGCGTCGGTATAGGGGCTGTGTCACGTCGGAAGCAGGAGGACGGAAAGGATGCagtggcgcagctgctaGACCCTGTGGTGCGCACTTGTACGACGCCTGCACCATGGGAAAAGCTGCATTGGTCTCCATGAACGGCACCCAAACATGTGGGCCGCCTGGTCCCGCCCCCTGCCAGAAAGCTGCGCGCGATACAACCAAGGTGCCATTGTGTAGCCAGTCTTGCTGCTGAATGTGATCGGGGTGAGGGAACGCAAGGCCAGAAGACAAAAGTGGCTTACGCCATGCACAGCCATCTGCTTCGAGCACAAAGTACTCTTGGTCAGGCCATAGCGTGAAGAGTACATAGGTACAAGCCCAGACTTGCCAAAGCGACAATGATATCGGGAGCGAGACGCGTGCCATACGAagcgcgcgtgcagcaAACGAGTTGTCATTGGGCTCTTCAGATGGGTGGGTGTATGGTTCACAAGGCGCTACTACGcgcacatgcggcacagCGAATGCATCATCGTTGGTTTCTATGCAAAGGTGGTGCACAGTGCGCCCCCTATGCTCGCCATCGTGCTGCACATGCACGTCGAGACGAGTATTTTCCTTGACATACAACGCGTACAACTGTGGCTTGACGATGACGGGCGCATGAATGTCGGGCTGTATCAGGGCCGAAGCTGCCATGTCAGGGCCAAGGGTTGAGCGAAAAAATCCACAGAAATGGAAGCGACGATCAAATCGATCGTGTCGTGTTCACCAACCCGAGATCTTATCTGATATTCGCGCGCGTTTTTTCTCGCACATGATTCGCCCTTATGGCATGATCATTTAACCAAGCTTTACCCCCCAGCGAATTTGGAAACACATTAGCTGAAAAAACACAAGACAAAACGCGATAGCTTCTTCTTCCTACTCGGCGATGGACCTTGCTACTGAGATGTACGATCACATCGGTGTGGGTTTTGGGCCTGCGAATCTCGCCCTGTGCATCTCGCTGCACGAAAATGAACGTGCCAAGGCAACTGGCTTCTCGATGTGTTTCCTCGAGAAGCAGACAGAATTTGCTTGGCACCCGGCGCTGCTCCTCCCTGGAGCCCAGCTGCAAGTATCGCCACTCAAGGACCTTGCCACCATGCGAGACCCGACGTCCTCGTGCACGTTCCTCAACTTTTTGCACGAGGAGGGACGCCTCATGCCGTATATCAATCGCGAAGAAAAAGTGCCAAGCCGTCGCGAATGGAGCGCGTACCTTGCCTGGGCTGCCAAGCGCATGGACTCGTATGTGCGATACGGACGTCAAGTGGTGGACATTGTACCGATGGAGGAGAAGGGCGTATTGTCGTACTACCGCATCGAGTGCGAGCATGTTGAAACTAAGCAGCGCGAGTCGTTCTTTTCACGCAACGTGAGTCTGGCGGTCGGTGGCTGGGCCAAAGTTCCTTATGTGTTCCAGTCGATGTACAAGTACCCCTCTGATCAAGGGCTTTCGCGGGTCGTGCATGCTTCGACGTTCCTCCCGCAGATCACCAAGTTGGCGCCGCTCCTTCATCGGAAGACGAAGCCTCTACGCTTCGCGATTATTGGAGGTGGTCAGTCGGCGGTTGAAATTCTGTGCTATCTTCGGAATCAGTTTGCGCAGGCAGACCTTGACATGATCTTCcgtgcgtcggcgctcGTGCCTTCCGACGATTCGCCGTTTGTGAATGCCGCGGCTTTTGACCCGTCGAGCGTATCCACGTTTTGGCAGAGTACAGCTCGGCAACGTGCAGCACAGCTTGCTGAATTCAAGCGCACCAACTATTCAGTCGTGCGCCACGACTTGCTGGGCCATGTCTATGAGATGGTATACGACCAGGATATTGACTACCGTGAGCCGATGGAGGAGGACAAGGGCAAGATTCGTCTGCTCAGCAATACAGAGCTTGtccgtgccgagcagcttTCGAGTGAGCACGGCGAAGATGAAGGCTGTATCCGGATTGACACCTGCACGAATGCAGGcgaggtgctcgagcgctCTGGCACGTACGACGCCGTGTTCCTTGGCACGGGCTTTGAGCGTGATCCGAGTCTTCTGCCCTTTGTCCAGACGCTAGCCAAGTATTTCCCGCTTCTCTCAACGCAGGGCGCTGCCCAGCTGCATGAGCAAGAGttggcgctggacgaccAAGTCATGCATTCACACGACCCTGAGAGTATGCGTGCACAGGTGCGTGGTATTACGCGCGATTACCGCCTGGTACCCGCTGACCTTTCGCAATGGCGCATGTCGCTTTCTATGCCGACGGATGTGGCTCAGTGCGTCGCACGGAGTCAGTTGGGCCGCGAGGGATGCCGTGAACCAAGTCTGCCGCCATCGCGAGCGGCCTCGCTGCCTGATACCAGCGCTGCTCAGTCCGAGGCACCCGCAGTGTCCGGCCAAATATTTTTATTCGGCTGCAATGAACGTACGCATGGCTTGTCCGACAGCCTCATGTCTATGGTCGCACACCGAGCGGGCATTGTGACAGCGTCGCTTCTGCATGCCAAGGGTATGTAACGAGCTTACTACCTGCGCCGGCCCGTGGGCGCCAATGTCTGGAAGAGGCGCTGTACGTCTTGCGAGCTGATCTCCAGGCCTAGCCCGCTCTGTGGGTAACATGTAAGTAAAATTCGACCTAAGCGTTCCACCTCTGCCGTAAACATGTCTTGACTGGACTGCCACACCTGCTGTagcacatgcgccagcTCAATGTGGGTGAGGGCCGTCGAtgcgtcttcgtcgtcgaagTGCTTTTGAATGCGTTTGgacagcgcctcgatggccTTGCGCACGTCCTTTTGTGATAGATCACGCACGAGTTTCTTGGCCGACGAGCGAGAAAAGTGACTGTGCAGGGCCACTTCGGTGGCCGGTGTCGTCGGCAAAAGGGtctcgatgccgtggcAGAAGTCGATGACCTTGCCGAGAGGCCGACGAAGGATGGTCTTGACGTAGCCCGTCAGACTTGTTTCAAACTGCGTTTGTGCTTGTGCCTGGACACGGACGAGGGCCGCGTTCGGTGGCGTGCCCGGCTTGATGCTGGTGTACAGGTGGAACACATTCATAATCACCAACACATGGTGATTCAGCTGGCCCTtgtcctcgtccatcatCGCACCCGCTGTCTGTGGGATCGACTGAATCGTTGTCATCAGCGCGTGGGCAATGCGATCGTATCCTTCATCGACGGCGGTGCGCACAGgcagcgcatccgcctcgcccATCTGCGCCTCCATACGAGCCACGAATCCAGGAAAGGCCTGGAACACGGGCAAAATGCCGCAGCGTCGATGGACGGACACCTTGGTCTGCTCGACAGCCTGCAGCTGTCCATGCAATAAGCGGCCCAGCTCTGCATGCAGCCGCGTCGAATTCTTGTGCAGCAACTCTGCCACacctgcaccgcctgccCGCTGCGTCAAGGTCCGTTGCGCCAGTTCCGTCTCGACAAGCATACCCACCACAGACCATGCGTTCTGCTGGTACGCCTGCGATACAAAAGCGTCGAGTTCTGGCACGACTACCGCAAAGATTTGGTGCATCGCAtgctcgagtgcctgcTGTGGGCCCTGCGTCGGAAGCGCCATCGTGACAGCAGCGCGGTGCTTATAGTATGGTTCCAAGTCCATATAGTCCGCAAATGTCAGGCTGTCGTCATTGATCTGGAGCAAGTCGGCCAGAAACGTCTGCTCAGCTGATACACGCGCTAGCAACGACGCCAAGATGCGCTGTAGTGCCTGACTAgggccgtcgtcgtggcgtgTGCGCCCAGCATGTTTGGCCGCCGCACCAAACActcgctgcagctcggTACGATAGCACTGAGCTTCAAATGCCATGTACATGTGGGAGAATTTGTCAAAGAGATCCGGCGTCGTCTCACGAAGGTACAAGGCGAGGCCGCAGTACTTTCCGAGCCATTGCTCCATGACGTCATGCGGCGGCAACGTGGGCTCGGATGCCATGGACAGCTGCGAGTGCTGCAAGTCGTTCAGCTgggcatgcatcgcacgctcgagctccgACTGGAACTCTGTCACGAGCCGCTCGTTAAATtcgcgcgctgcggctTCAGACTGCGCAAGGTGCTCGGCCATACCCTTAGTATCCACGCCTGCCATCTGCTTGTGTTTGTCAGGTCGCGACTGCAGAATGCTCTTGTAcagcgacgaggccgccgaCTCCAGGTCCGAGACCTGTGCGCCCGCCGAAAAGGTCGTTGTGGCAAGTTTCTGCATGGCTTGTTGATCGACCTGGATCGTCGATAATAGCGCCTCGACTTCCTGCAGCAATAGGTGCTGATTCGACGTCTGTACCTGCAAGCCGCGATTCTGGCTCTGAATGAAGCCAATGTCTTCCGAGCggctgagcagctgcatctTGTAGCCTGCTACACTCGCGTCAAGTCGATCGAGCTGCAAAAGCGCGTTGTCAATATCCCTGAGCACACGCGCAACGCGCTCATCCGGTTCGATCATGGCGTGGATCCCTGacgactcgagcgcggcgagctCTTCCAGTAAGCGTTCCTCGATCACATCCGCCGTGCCAAATCGTTTGGGACGCACATCTGGTGCCGCATGCCGTGCTACTTTCCACTCGAATCCCTCGAGCATCTCTTCCACCTGCGACAGTGTCGAATTTTCGTCATCTCgtggcgccacgagcgccgtggATGCTTGTGCTGCCGTAGGCCGAGTGAGTCGACGCTGTAAGAtgggccgcggcggcgctgtggtCACGGCAGGTGCGGCTGATGCAGACACTTCTTCGACCAGGGCcggctgctgcgtgcgttgCGGGACTGGCTGAGGCTCACGACGAggcgtgcgctgcggcaCACTGGGCGAAGCAGCCGTAGGCGGGGGTGGCTGCGTCATGGGCGGCTTCTCAGGTGGCGGCTTTTCTAGTATAGACGGCTCATACGACCACCCACTTATTTTGGGGAGCGCGCCATGGGCACGGTGCACGATCGTAGCCAGGTCATTGAGAAAGGGTATAGGGTCCTGCGACGCGTCAATTTCCCAGCGGTGCGTGATCGAAAAAGTGACCAACACGTTCGAGCCTTCGCGCACTATAGAGCGCACATGCGATGCTTCCCATTCCTTTCCGATACTGTATGTGCCATTGGCATTGCGTCGCGCCTTGTACACAAACGCACGCTGCTGACTCGGACTCACGCCCAGGATAATATACCGCGTCTTGCATGAGGGCGCTGCCTGAGATGCCGCATTGGCATCCGCATACTCTCGCACCTTCAAGTGCGATATGTATTCATTGTCTGCCACGCGGCTCTTGAGCGCCGCCCTGATCTGCTCGCTCATCGTCGGTGGCACAACCGCCACGAGCCGCGTCGAGTCGCTCCTATATGTTACGTAATACGGTCGCAGGGCCTGGGCCACCGACTCGTTTGCCGACCACCGCTGGGAGACGTGCATGAGTTCACCGAGCACGTTGTTTGTCGGCGGCGTTCGTGCGCGACTGTGGCGCGCACCACAGCCGCGTGCTGCCATTTTGTTTATTTGTGGGAATCCTGGTGTGACATCGTACTATACCGAGTACCTCACCCAGCTGTACGACGCCCTGCATGGCCAGTGCACGATCCTGTGCAAAGGTTCGCTCGGCATTGACGAGACAGGCCCTGAGGCGCCACCACCGACCGGCGTGTGGCCGTTTAGATACTATGGACTAGAGGACCAAATTGCATCGCAGAGCAGGGCGCTGGACACGCTGCGGGATCTCGTGCCTCCATCCACGCCCCTATTTGTCCAAGGCCACAGCCTGGGCGCATTCATGGCACTGCAGCTTTTGAATATGCATGCCGACAAAATTCATGCCATGTATCTTTTATTTCCCGCGATATGCCACATTGCTCAAGCGCCCCAGGCACGCATTACACGCACCTTTCTGTTCATGCCCGTCTTTGCGCTGGTCCATATGATGTGCTGGATCCTATCGCGCATTCCACGTTCGTGGCTCTATTGGATCATTGGGCACACGTCGTTGCGGTACAGTCCTGATGCTACGGCCGACTTGGTGGCCCGCCCGTACGCCGTTGCGACAGCGGTATACATGTTCCACGACGAGCTCCGCATGATTAAGGACATACCGACACATGTAGCAGAGCGGGCTAAAGACAAAATTGTTCGCAGCTACTGGGGACAGGGCGACTCAGACTCATGGTCCACGTCATTCCACAGGCGACACGCGGAATCGGCTCTCCATCTTGACCGATGGCAGAACGTGATCCATACAGCACCCCCCTCGAAGCATACCTCGACTGAGTGTCAAGACGCGCTACCCCATGCATTTTGTCTTCGCCACAGCGAAGCCATCGCGCGCATTACGTCACGCTGGGTGCAAGCGGATGGGCCAGGCCCGCATGGGCCGCTAGGTTGATGTGGAGGCATGGCTGCCTTGCCACGTACTACGATCGCGTTGACGGCCCATGTCGGCGGCTGCGCTTCCGTCGCTTGTCCAGCAATGGGCTTCGCTCGGTGCCtcgcatgcgccagcgGAGGATGTACCGAAAGACTCGCCTAGAATAGCTGCGGCTCTAAATACGTTTGCGTCGTACGTAGACGAGGCCAGGGGCCTGTACATCTGTGCCCAGGCCAGTGGACGTCGGGTCAATGTGTTTATGGACCGCAGTCAGTTGATGCAGAGCCTTTCATTTGATGATGTCAGGGGTGCTAAGAATGTGGTGCTGAAGGGCATCAGCAGTGTCGCACTCAGCAAAGATGCACCCGACTCGGACAGCCTCCTTCTCGCGGCCTCGTTTGGCGGGATCATCGCGATGTGGCGTCTCGATGCTATCAACCTCGCCAAGATGGGCCAGGCACCAAAGTATGGAAGATGGCGCCTCGAAGGCACGCTTCCCCTGCGTGGACAGCTCGTGTCGTCCTTGTCTGTTCGGCAGGGCCTCTTGGCCACAGGCAGCAATCAGTGTGTGTCGGTGTGGAAGCGTGGCACGTATGCCAATGCGCCATGGAAGCAAATTTGGTCAACACGAACGCCCCGTCCACTCTTGCGTGTGCAATGGTCACACGATGGCCAGTTTCTCGCGGCCGTTCCCCTGCACGATACACGCGTGCTCGTGTGGCATGTACAGGATAAGCAGGTTCACTTGGTCAGCAAGCTGCGTCATACACGCACCGTGCATTCGATTCACTGGCGACGTCCGCAAATGCCTGATGATAGTCGTCCACctgcgctcgtcgtgaTTACAACGAATGCCACAGCGTTCGTTTATGCCACTATGCCGACCGAGCTCACTTTCCGGCACTGGGCGACGGTGGATGCATCTAGCTATGCGGACGACATGTCCATGGCCCAGCGTGTCATTTCGCTCATGTATTGCGATGGATACCACGCGTCTGTGGCTCTGCGACACGATCTTCAACTTCTCGAACAGCAGGAGCAGTTGGCTCTGACGGGCGTTGCTTCATCGTCCGATACTGAGC
It includes:
- a CDS encoding DUF2305 domain protein; protein product: MSSPSTLFVGGVRARLWRAPQPRAAILFICGNPGVTSYYTEYLTQLYDALHGQCTILCKGSLGIDETGPEAPPPTGVWPFRYYGLEDQIASQSRALDTLRDLVPPSTPLFVQGHSLGAFMALQLLNMHADKIHAMYLLFPAICHIAQAPQARITRTFLFMPVFALVHMMCWILSRIPRSWLYWIIGHTSLRYSPDATADLVARPYAVATAVYMFHDELRMIKDIPTHVAERAKDKIVRSYWGQGDSDSWSTSFHRRHAESALHLDRWQNVIHTAPPSKHTSTECQDALPHAFCLRHSEAIARITSRWVQADGPGPHGPLG
- a CDS encoding exocyst complex component 1, producing MSEQIRAALKSRVADNEYISHLKVREYADANAASQAAPSCKTRYIILGVSPSQQRAFVYKARRNANGTYSIGKEWEASHVRSIVREGSNVLVTFSITHRWEIDASQDPIPFLNDLATIVHRAHGALPKISGWSYEPSILEKPPPEKPPMTQPPPPTAASPSVPQRTPRREPQPVPQRTQQPALVEEVSASAAPAVTTAPPRPILQRRLTRPTAAQASTALVAPRDDENSTLSQVEEMLEGFEWKVARHAAPDVRPKRFGTADVIEERLLEELAALESSGIHAMIEPDERVARVLRDIDNALLQLDRLDASVAGYKMQLLSRSEDIGFIQSQNRGLQVQTSNQHLLLQEVEALLSTIQVDQQAMQKLATTTFSAGAQVSDLESAASSLYKSILQSRPDKHKQMAGVDTKGMAEHLAQSEAAAREFNERLVTEFQSELERAMHAQLNDLQHSQLSMASEPTLPPHDVMEQWLGKYCGLALYLRETTPDLFDKFSHMYMAFEAQCYRTELQRVFGAAAKHAGRTRHDDGPSQALQRILASLLARVSAEQTFLADLLQINDDSLTFADYMDLEPYYKHRAAVTMALPTQGPQQALEHAMHQIFAVVVPELDAFVSQAYQQNAWSVVGMLVETELAQRTLTQRAGGAGVAELLHKNSTRLHAELGRLLHGQLQAVEQTKVSVHRRCGILPVFQAFPGFVARMEAQMGEADALPVRTAVDEGYDRIAHALMTTIQSIPQTAGAMMDEDKGQLNHHVLVIMNVFHLYTSIKPGTPPNAALVRVQAQAQTQFETSLTGYVKTILRRPLGKVIDFCHGIETLLPTTPATEVALHSHFSRSSAKKLVRDLSQKDVRKAIEALSKRIQKHFDDEDASTALTHIELAHVLQQVWQSSQDMFTAEVERLGRILLTCYPQSGLGLEISSQDVQRLFQTLAPTGRRR